One Acinetobacter pullicarnis genomic region harbors:
- a CDS encoding NADPH-dependent FMN reductase: MKTYIIVGSIREGRVAIKVAHWILDQIQALKHDHLDVEIVDLKEWDLPLFAGANAPASGIYDQPKQQEWAEKIHHGDAFIFISPEYNHGYSPALKNALDYLGKEWKGKPAAYVSYGGTFGSRSIDQIKQVCTYMEMIDSEAVLQIRDIFQRNKTEDFVGNEFELNTLKSIVVKLMRYADFK; this comes from the coding sequence ATGAAAACCTATATTATTGTCGGTAGCATTCGTGAAGGACGTGTGGCCATTAAAGTTGCTCACTGGATTCTCGATCAAATCCAAGCGTTAAAACATGATCACTTAGACGTAGAAATTGTAGATCTAAAAGAATGGGATCTCCCATTATTTGCGGGTGCAAATGCTCCAGCTTCAGGTATTTATGATCAACCCAAGCAACAAGAATGGGCAGAGAAAATCCATCATGGTGATGCTTTTATCTTTATTAGCCCTGAATATAATCATGGCTATAGTCCTGCACTCAAAAATGCACTCGATTATCTTGGAAAGGAATGGAAAGGTAAACCTGCAGCCTATGTCAGTTATGGCGGTACTTTTGGTTCTCGTTCAATTGATCAGATTAAACAAGTTTGCACTTATATGGAAATGATTGATTCAGAAGCAGTTTTACAAATTCGCGATATTTTTCAACGTAATAAAACTGAAGATTTCGTAGGAAATGAATTTGAGTTGAATACACTCAAATCTATTGTTGTAAAACTCATGCGCTATGCCGACTTTAAATAG
- the ribF gene encoding riboflavin biosynthesis protein RibF — protein MKLLRLNALSPSLQLPKTAVTIGNFDGVHLGHQAMISQLKNIAKPLGLKTMVIVFEPQPLEFFKGYEAPPRISSLREKVEHLTELGIDYIVVAKFNDAFRSLSAQAFADLLKHKLNAHSLVLGDDFHFGKNRQGNKEFLSDYGFQVTNLHTVELNGERVSSTRIRQVLQEGNLAQAAQLLGRPYSMIGRVQYGDQIGRTLNFPTINVAMNRHKPCLNGIYAVEVVCETQSLTEKVKSKNSNQNGILGYQDGALFGAANVGTRPAIKQTHPEWRLEVHFPEVSANLYGLLMRVTFLSYLHGELNYPSLEALRKGIDADVVKLIEFRQTTPKFPF, from the coding sequence ATGAAGCTGTTACGCTTAAATGCTTTATCTCCTAGTCTCCAACTACCCAAAACTGCGGTAACCATTGGTAATTTTGATGGCGTCCATTTAGGACATCAAGCCATGATTTCGCAGTTAAAAAACATTGCGAAACCATTGGGCTTAAAAACCATGGTAATCGTTTTTGAACCCCAGCCTTTAGAGTTCTTTAAGGGTTACGAGGCACCGCCGCGTATTAGTTCACTTCGAGAAAAAGTTGAGCATCTAACTGAATTAGGTATCGATTATATTGTCGTTGCCAAGTTTAATGATGCGTTCCGTAGTTTAAGTGCACAAGCTTTTGCAGATCTGCTGAAGCATAAACTCAATGCCCACAGTTTAGTGTTGGGTGATGATTTTCATTTTGGTAAAAATCGTCAAGGCAATAAAGAATTTCTAAGTGATTATGGCTTTCAAGTTACGAACTTACATACCGTTGAACTCAATGGTGAGCGCGTAAGTTCGACTCGAATTCGCCAAGTGCTACAAGAAGGTAACTTAGCACAGGCAGCACAATTATTAGGCCGTCCATATAGCATGATTGGTCGAGTACAATATGGCGATCAAATTGGACGCACCTTAAACTTCCCCACCATTAATGTCGCTATGAATCGACATAAACCTTGTTTAAATGGTATCTATGCCGTTGAGGTCGTGTGTGAAACGCAGTCATTAACTGAGAAAGTGAAATCAAAAAATTCTAATCAAAATGGTATCCTCGGTTACCAAGACGGTGCTTTATTTGGTGCAGCCAATGTTGGTACACGGCCTGCGATCAAACAGACGCATCCAGAATGGCGATTAGAAGTTCATTTTCCCGAAGTTTCTGCTAATCTGTATGGTTTGTTAATGCGGGTAACTTTCCTAAGTTACTTACACGGTGAACTGAATTACCCCTCTTTAGAGGCGCTCCGTAAAGGAATTGATGCTGATGTGGTGAAATTAATTGAATTTCGCCAAACCACGCCGAAATTTCCTTTTTAA
- the lspA gene encoding signal peptidase II, translated as MPNPENKKGLFQFYPRNLLWLGLSVLAVILDQWTKTIANTHLTYAESIPVLPFLNWTLLYNYGAAFSFLSDAGGWQRYFFTALAAVVSTIFVFWLMRMPKKVVILPMAIALILGGAIGNLIDRATLGYVVDFIHFYYQNSHFPAFNLADSSITLGVILLLIDTFFLEKQRIQRADKQHD; from the coding sequence ATGCCTAACCCTGAAAATAAAAAGGGCTTATTTCAATTTTATCCGCGTAATCTATTATGGCTTGGACTCAGTGTCCTTGCCGTAATCTTAGATCAGTGGACCAAAACAATTGCAAATACGCATTTAACCTATGCTGAATCTATTCCAGTATTGCCCTTTTTAAATTGGACACTACTTTATAACTATGGTGCAGCCTTTAGCTTTCTCTCTGATGCAGGTGGTTGGCAACGTTATTTCTTTACCGCACTAGCTGCAGTTGTTTCAACTATTTTTGTATTTTGGCTAATGCGTATGCCTAAAAAAGTCGTAATTTTGCCAATGGCAATTGCACTGATTTTAGGCGGTGCAATCGGTAATCTTATTGATCGCGCAACACTGGGCTATGTTGTAGATTTTATTCATTTTTATTATCAAAATAGCCATTTCCCTGCATTTAATCTAGCCGATAGTTCAATTACTTTAGGTGTCATTCTATTGCTTATTGATACTTTCTTCTTAGAAAAGCAACGAATTCAACGTGCGGACAAACAACATGACTGA
- a CDS encoding TDT family transporter, producing the protein MKKPFYQLEQPQEIIRQFTPNWFTMTMGTGVVALILPELAPNHSGLWLLAQSLWQLNTLLFIVFTLLYLLRWLIYPTEAKQIFSHPSMGLFLGAIPMGLATVLNGFLKFGFPIYGEVAIQIAHWLWYIDISLAVAIGIGVPFCMFSRQEHHLHQMTAVWLLPIVACEVAATSGGLLLHYLPANGQSLAILLGSYTLWGMSVLPAFAILTILMLRLALHQLPGKELAITGWLALGPIGTGALALLVLGNEAQPLLAQFGLIDFGTALKQLGLFSSLVLLGFGFWWFAIAVLITLSHLKNRLPFNLGWWALTFPLGVFTLAIFNLAQQMQLELIRNIGLGFASILIVLWSMVMLKTLVGIYNGGLFFSPCLKSFLEKTTPACNTLVQDKATND; encoded by the coding sequence ATGAAAAAGCCATTTTATCAATTAGAACAGCCACAAGAAATCATCCGACAGTTTACCCCAAATTGGTTCACCATGACGATGGGAACAGGTGTTGTTGCATTGATTCTACCTGAACTTGCACCCAATCATAGTGGACTGTGGCTGCTTGCCCAGAGTTTATGGCAATTGAATACTCTGCTATTTATTGTGTTTACCTTATTGTATTTATTGCGTTGGTTGATTTATCCAACGGAGGCGAAGCAGATTTTCTCTCATCCAAGTATGGGGCTATTTTTAGGTGCAATACCGATGGGGTTAGCCACAGTCTTAAATGGTTTCCTCAAATTCGGATTCCCTATCTATGGTGAAGTGGCGATCCAAATTGCACATTGGCTTTGGTATATCGATATTTCGCTGGCAGTCGCGATTGGGATTGGGGTGCCTTTTTGCATGTTTAGTCGACAAGAGCACCATTTACATCAAATGACCGCGGTTTGGTTATTGCCAATCGTCGCCTGTGAAGTTGCTGCGACCTCTGGTGGTTTGTTGTTACATTATTTGCCAGCCAATGGGCAGAGCCTTGCGATTTTACTTGGTAGCTATACCTTGTGGGGAATGTCGGTACTGCCAGCTTTTGCGATATTAACGATTTTGATGTTGCGCTTGGCATTGCATCAACTCCCAGGCAAAGAACTTGCAATTACAGGTTGGCTCGCACTTGGGCCAATTGGTACAGGAGCATTGGCCTTATTGGTCCTTGGCAATGAAGCGCAACCGCTTTTGGCCCAGTTTGGATTGATTGATTTCGGTACCGCTCTTAAACAGCTTGGGCTGTTCAGTAGTTTGGTCCTTTTAGGTTTTGGTTTTTGGTGGTTTGCGATCGCTGTTTTAATTACCCTCAGCCATCTTAAAAATCGCTTGCCTTTTAACCTTGGTTGGTGGGCACTGACTTTCCCATTGGGGGTATTTACCTTGGCAATATTCAATTTAGCGCAACAGATGCAACTTGAGCTGATTCGGAATATTGGGTTGGGGTTCGCAAGTATTTTGATTGTACTCTGGAGCATGGTTATGCTGAAGACTTTAGTTGGCATTTATAACGGTGGTTTATTTTTTTCACCTTGTCTCAAAAGCTTTCTTGAGAAAACAACACCAGCTTGCAATACCTTAGTTCAAGATAAAGCAACGAACGATTGA
- the ssuC gene encoding aliphatic sulfonate ABC transporter permease SsuC → MSKVFTPAKPHLISRGTSRLFQSVLPWLVPIVLISFWQLASMSGILQSRILPAPSAVVSAFWKLLLSGELWQHVQVSAARALVGLLIGGGLGLFLGLLNGSSKMASTLLDTTLQMIRNIPALALIPLVILWFGIDESAKLFLVAVGVFFPIYINTYHGIRSVDPQLIEMGKSYGLNRWQLYKNIIFPGALPSILVGLRFSLGLVWVLLIVAETISAQSGIGYMTMNAREFLQTDIVLVGILLYALLGKFADILAVTLEKYLLRWHSGYQH, encoded by the coding sequence ATGAGCAAAGTATTTACTCCAGCGAAACCACACCTGATTTCACGTGGAACATCTCGCCTGTTTCAAAGCGTACTGCCTTGGCTGGTCCCCATTGTTTTAATTAGCTTTTGGCAATTGGCTTCCATGAGTGGCATTCTCCAGAGTCGAATTCTACCGGCCCCTTCTGCCGTGGTTTCAGCATTTTGGAAACTTCTGCTCAGTGGTGAATTATGGCAGCACGTGCAGGTCAGTGCTGCACGTGCCTTGGTCGGTTTACTGATTGGTGGTGGTCTTGGTTTATTTTTAGGTTTACTGAATGGCTCATCTAAAATGGCCTCAACCCTATTAGATACCACCTTGCAGATGATTCGTAATATCCCTGCACTCGCGCTTATTCCATTGGTGATTCTTTGGTTCGGTATTGATGAGTCCGCCAAATTATTCTTAGTCGCAGTAGGCGTATTTTTTCCAATTTATATCAATACCTATCATGGGATCCGTTCTGTCGACCCACAACTCATTGAGATGGGGAAAAGTTACGGACTCAATCGTTGGCAGCTTTATAAAAATATTATTTTCCCTGGTGCGCTCCCCTCGATCTTAGTTGGCTTACGCTTTTCCTTAGGTCTGGTTTGGGTGCTACTTATTGTCGCTGAAACGATCTCAGCACAATCAGGCATTGGTTATATGACGATGAATGCGCGAGAGTTTTTACAAACGGATATCGTATTGGTCGGTATTTTGCTTTATGCCCTACTTGGTAAATTTGCCGATATTTTAGCGGTGACTTTAGAAAAATATTTATTACGTTGGCATTCAGGCTATCAACATTAA
- a CDS encoding ABC transporter ATP-binding protein, which translates to MTDLSIQQYANELQTTTEHDVQPKIGAEILIEQLHKFYGDVNVLEDLDLHIQSGEFVAIVGRSGCGKSTLLRLIADLEQPSYGEIKFKSAQHFREGIISADIRVMFQDPRLLPWKSILQNIQLGLNKQAYPKAQQLLEKVGLKEKSDFWPTQLSGGQRQRTALARALSHTPKILLLDEPLGALDALTRLDMQRLIEQLWYEQGFTAILVTHDVNEAVQLADRIILLDQGHIAQQFKVDLPRPRQKDVKFAEIEQKVLQAVLAT; encoded by the coding sequence ATGACGGATCTTAGCATTCAACAATATGCCAATGAGCTTCAAACGACAACCGAGCACGATGTACAACCCAAAATTGGCGCAGAAATTCTGATTGAACAATTACATAAATTTTATGGTGATGTAAACGTCCTCGAAGACCTCGACTTGCATATCCAATCTGGAGAGTTTGTCGCGATCGTGGGGCGAAGTGGTTGTGGAAAAAGTACGCTATTACGACTCATTGCCGATTTAGAGCAGCCAAGCTATGGTGAAATTAAATTTAAATCCGCACAGCACTTTAGGGAAGGCATTATTAGTGCAGATATTAGAGTCATGTTCCAAGACCCACGACTATTGCCTTGGAAAAGCATTCTTCAGAATATTCAATTGGGCTTAAACAAACAGGCTTATCCGAAGGCACAACAATTACTTGAAAAAGTAGGACTTAAAGAAAAGTCAGATTTTTGGCCAACGCAACTTTCTGGAGGGCAGCGACAACGTACCGCATTAGCACGCGCCTTGTCCCATACACCTAAAATTTTACTGCTTGATGAGCCTTTAGGCGCACTTGATGCCTTAACCCGATTAGATATGCAGCGTTTAATCGAGCAACTTTGGTATGAACAAGGCTTTACTGCCATTTTAGTTACACATGATGTGAATGAAGCAGTACAACTTGCAGATCGTATTATTCTGCTTGATCAAGGCCATATTGCCCAACAATTTAAAGTTGATCTGCCACGACCAAGGCAAAAAGATGTAAAATTTGCAGAAATAGAACAAAAAGTTTTACAGGCTGTACTCGCGACTTAA
- a CDS encoding FKBP-type peptidyl-prolyl cis-trans isomerase, which translates to MTEIIHPNEEIRVSDGAQVDLHFSVAIESGAEIDNTRGRDEPVNLTIGDGNLLPGFEKALFGLRAGDRRTVSLPPEDAFGPWNPENVQKFDTVKFEQMPIIGHMIEFEDKAKSSLVGVVKSVNEDITEIDFNHPLAGKNITFEVEIFKVIPAGQQGIKLL; encoded by the coding sequence ATGACTGAAATTATTCATCCAAATGAAGAAATTCGAGTAAGTGACGGTGCTCAAGTCGATTTACATTTTTCAGTTGCGATTGAAAGTGGTGCAGAAATTGATAATACCCGTGGTCGAGATGAACCTGTAAATTTAACAATCGGTGACGGTAACTTATTGCCAGGTTTTGAAAAAGCATTATTTGGACTACGCGCAGGTGACCGTCGTACGGTTAGCCTTCCGCCAGAAGATGCTTTCGGTCCTTGGAATCCTGAAAATGTGCAAAAATTTGATACTGTTAAATTTGAACAAATGCCAATTATTGGTCATATGATTGAATTTGAAGATAAAGCGAAATCAAGCTTAGTCGGTGTCGTTAAATCAGTGAATGAAGATATTACTGAAATTGATTTTAACCATCCACTTGCAGGTAAAAACATTACCTTTGAAGTTGAGATTTTTAAAGTTATACCAGCTGGGCAACAAGGTATTAAACTGCTCTAA
- a CDS encoding TetR family transcriptional regulator C-terminal domain-containing protein, with amino-acid sequence MEQKKSTQKRHQLLAAALDVFSQYGFNGASLDEIAQLAKMHKSNIFYYYENKEALYVEVLTTVMQKWLAPLQVLKAELEPAEALTEYLIQKIDVSRHQPKASKLYALEVIQGAPHILTILKGPLKKLFKRKAKVILTWQEQGKISTDIDPELLIINIWGMTQNYADFSTQIEMLTGKTLRNRSMYQRSIEHTVHLILYGIVPR; translated from the coding sequence ATGGAACAAAAGAAAAGTACGCAAAAACGGCACCAACTTCTAGCAGCTGCGCTAGACGTATTTTCACAATATGGTTTTAACGGTGCGAGCTTAGATGAAATTGCGCAATTGGCAAAAATGCATAAATCTAATATTTTCTATTACTACGAAAATAAAGAAGCATTATATGTAGAAGTACTGACCACCGTCATGCAAAAGTGGTTAGCACCACTGCAGGTGCTCAAGGCTGAACTCGAACCGGCCGAGGCACTCACTGAATATCTTATTCAAAAAATTGATGTTTCTCGTCATCAGCCGAAAGCGTCAAAACTTTATGCATTAGAGGTGATTCAAGGTGCACCTCATATTTTAACGATTTTAAAGGGTCCTTTAAAAAAGTTATTTAAACGTAAAGCAAAAGTCATTTTGACTTGGCAAGAACAAGGTAAAATTTCGACTGATATTGATCCTGAATTATTGATTATCAATATCTGGGGAATGACTCAGAACTATGCGGATTTCAGTACCCAAATTGAAATGCTCACAGGAAAGACCTTACGTAACCGTAGTATGTATCAGCGCAGTATCGAACATACCGTTCATTTAATTCTTTACGGCATTGTACCTAGATAA
- the ileS gene encoding isoleucine--tRNA ligase: protein MSDKQTTENAVDYKATLNLPGTEFAMKANLAVREVKWLEEWYADNIYQQIRQSRIGKKKYILHDGPPYANGTLHLGHVVNKVLKDIIVKSRTLDGFDAPYVPGWDCHGLPIELKVEEKVGKVGVNINASDFRKACREYAYTQIDVQKKEFMRMGVLGDWDNPYLTMNFKQEADIVRTLGAIQKAGHIQPGLKPVNWCIDCGSALAEAEVEYEDKKSDAIDVGFGIVDLKDLSQRVAVEVTDATDVVIWTTTPWTLPANQAVSVHPEIDYQLVQAKTEKGQQNLILARDLVESACERYQLEDVTVLAEFSGSVLENLSLQHPLITDRQVPIILGDHVTAASGTGAVHTAPGHGVDDYKVGLLYNLAVDNPVGGNGVYLPTAPIFAGVHIYKANPQIIEQLATSNKLWAHQPIKHSYPHCWRHKSPIIFRATPQWFISMDAQNLRQKALNAIENEIEFVPDWGKNRLESMIDGRPDWCISRQRTWGVPIPFFVHKDSNELHPRTEELLEEVAQLIEKEGIDAWFNREAKDFIGDDAAEYNCVRDTLDVWFDSGTTHYGVLKQRPELQAPADLYLEGSDQHRGWFQSSLLTSVAVTGKAPYKALLTHGFTVDEKGRKLSKSLGNFIPLEDIVKQLGADGLRLYVASSDYRYEISASKEIFNRVSDSYRRIRNTLRFLLANLNGFKPSTESLPVDELIALDQYILQRAAEVQKTIQQAYNDMNFHQVCSALTNFCINDLGGFYLDIIKDRQYTSKADSQARHSAQTALYHIVQAFVRWMSPILSFTAQEAWPLIPEQNVPYVFTTEWYDIPVSSSQNLISEEDWQTLIQVKSALNKQIEAARTAKLIGSNLSAKVEIWADAGLQKVLNQLGDELRFVLITSEAIVHDYAEQGEATELAGLRVQVSAAVGEKCVRCWHVLPDVNTHADHLGLCGRCIINVTGGGEVRKYA, encoded by the coding sequence ATGAGCGATAAGCAAACTACTGAAAATGCAGTGGACTACAAAGCCACACTCAACCTTCCAGGTACTGAATTTGCAATGAAAGCAAATCTGGCGGTGCGTGAAGTTAAATGGTTAGAAGAGTGGTATGCCGACAACATTTATCAGCAGATTCGTCAGTCGCGAATTGGAAAGAAAAAATATATTTTGCATGACGGCCCTCCTTATGCCAATGGCACGCTCCATCTTGGCCATGTTGTCAATAAAGTACTCAAAGATATTATTGTAAAAAGCCGTACACTTGATGGGTTCGATGCACCTTATGTACCAGGTTGGGACTGTCACGGTTTACCAATCGAACTTAAAGTTGAAGAAAAAGTCGGTAAAGTTGGTGTGAATATTAACGCATCCGATTTCCGTAAAGCTTGTCGTGAATATGCTTATACCCAAATTGATGTGCAGAAAAAAGAATTTATGCGCATGGGCGTTTTAGGGGATTGGGATAATCCTTATCTCACCATGAACTTCAAGCAAGAAGCCGATATTGTTCGTACGCTCGGTGCGATTCAAAAAGCAGGTCATATTCAACCAGGTCTAAAACCTGTGAACTGGTGTATAGACTGTGGTTCAGCATTGGCTGAGGCAGAAGTTGAATATGAGGATAAAAAATCAGATGCCATTGATGTTGGGTTTGGTATTGTCGACCTCAAAGATTTATCTCAGCGTGTTGCTGTTGAAGTCACAGATGCAACCGACGTGGTCATTTGGACAACAACTCCATGGACCTTACCTGCGAATCAAGCGGTCAGCGTACATCCTGAAATCGACTATCAGTTGGTTCAAGCAAAAACTGAAAAAGGTCAACAAAACCTTATTCTTGCACGTGATTTAGTGGAATCTGCCTGTGAACGTTACCAATTAGAAGACGTGACCGTATTGGCAGAGTTCAGCGGCAGTGTTTTAGAAAACCTCAGCTTACAACACCCACTGATCACCGATCGCCAAGTACCAATTATTTTAGGTGATCACGTGACTGCTGCAAGTGGTACGGGTGCAGTACACACTGCGCCTGGCCACGGTGTAGACGATTATAAAGTTGGCTTACTCTATAACTTGGCAGTCGACAATCCAGTTGGTGGCAATGGCGTGTACTTACCGACAGCACCTATCTTTGCTGGTGTGCATATTTATAAAGCCAACCCACAAATTATTGAGCAATTGGCTACATCAAATAAACTTTGGGCCCATCAACCGATTAAGCATAGCTATCCGCATTGCTGGCGTCATAAATCACCGATTATTTTCCGTGCAACACCGCAATGGTTTATTAGCATGGATGCGCAGAATTTAAGACAAAAAGCGCTCAATGCCATTGAAAATGAAATTGAATTTGTCCCAGATTGGGGTAAAAATCGCCTCGAATCGATGATTGATGGTCGCCCAGATTGGTGTATCTCTCGTCAACGGACTTGGGGCGTTCCAATTCCATTCTTCGTGCATAAAGATAGTAATGAGCTGCATCCTCGCACAGAAGAGTTGTTAGAAGAAGTCGCACAACTGATTGAAAAAGAAGGTATTGATGCATGGTTTAACCGTGAAGCCAAAGACTTCATCGGTGATGATGCTGCCGAATATAACTGTGTGCGTGACACCTTAGATGTGTGGTTTGACTCAGGTACAACTCATTATGGAGTACTTAAACAACGTCCAGAGTTACAAGCACCTGCTGACCTCTACTTAGAAGGCTCAGATCAACATCGTGGTTGGTTCCAATCTTCATTACTGACTTCTGTTGCAGTAACTGGTAAGGCACCGTATAAAGCCTTGTTGACACATGGTTTCACAGTCGATGAAAAAGGTCGTAAATTATCTAAATCTTTAGGTAACTTTATTCCGCTTGAAGACATCGTTAAACAATTGGGTGCAGATGGCCTACGTCTCTATGTTGCGTCAAGTGACTATCGCTATGAAATCTCGGCCAGTAAAGAAATCTTTAACCGTGTCAGTGACAGCTACCGTCGTATTCGTAATACCTTGCGCTTCTTATTGGCGAATCTGAATGGTTTCAAACCAAGTACAGAGAGCTTACCAGTAGATGAGTTGATCGCTTTGGATCAATATATTTTACAACGTGCGGCTGAAGTACAAAAAACTATCCAGCAAGCCTACAACGACATGAATTTCCATCAAGTTTGTAGTGCGCTCACTAACTTCTGTATTAATGACTTAGGCGGTTTCTATTTAGATATCATCAAGGATCGTCAATACACCAGTAAAGCTGATTCTCAAGCACGCCACTCTGCACAGACTGCGCTCTATCATATCGTGCAGGCCTTTGTCCGTTGGATGAGCCCGATCTTAAGCTTTACCGCTCAAGAAGCTTGGCCGCTCATTCCTGAACAAAATGTACCCTATGTATTTACCACTGAATGGTATGACATCCCAGTTTCATCAAGCCAAAATCTGATCTCAGAAGAAGATTGGCAGACGCTTATTCAAGTTAAATCTGCATTAAATAAACAGATTGAAGCTGCACGTACCGCTAAACTGATTGGTAGTAATTTATCTGCAAAAGTTGAAATTTGGGCGGATGCTGGTTTACAAAAAGTCTTAAACCAATTGGGTGATGAACTCCGTTTTGTATTAATCACATCTGAAGCAATTGTTCATGATTATGCAGAACAAGGTGAAGCGACAGAATTAGCTGGTTTACGAGTTCAAGTCTCTGCTGCTGTTGGTGAAAAATGTGTGCGCTGCTGGCATGTACTCCCAGACGTAAATACACATGCAGATCACCTTGGTTTATGTGGTCGTTGTATTATTAACGTCACTGGTGGTGGCGAAGTGAGAAAATATGCCTAA
- the ssuD gene encoding FMNH2-dependent alkanesulfonate monooxygenase, giving the protein MKIFWFIPTHGDSRYLGTSKGARQVDHAYMKQIAVAVDNLGYEGVLIPTGRSCEDPWIAAASLIDATKNLKFLVALRPGVTTPALAARMASTFDRLSNGRVLLNLVTGGDEQELKGDGIYEDHATRYKTAAEYVTIWREILTRSHTGESYSFHGQQLKVDDAKLLYPPIQQPYPPLWFGGSSDDAVELATSQVDTYLTWGEPPAAVKEKIENVKAKAAAKGRSLNYGIRLHVIVRESNEEAWSAAEQLLQYVDDATIAAAQKKFKQMDSVGQRRMSELHQGDRSKLEVSPNLWAGVGLVRGGAGTALVGDPQTVADRIQAYADLGIDTFIFSGYPHLEESIRFAELVFPLLPIETRKKLVQPNLTGPFGEIVANSYTPDETQQHKTAKESA; this is encoded by the coding sequence ATGAAAATTTTTTGGTTTATTCCCACGCATGGTGATAGTCGCTATCTTGGTACCAGTAAAGGCGCACGCCAAGTTGATCATGCCTATATGAAGCAAATTGCAGTTGCTGTCGATAACCTCGGTTATGAAGGTGTTCTTATTCCAACAGGGCGCTCTTGTGAAGATCCATGGATTGCAGCGGCCAGCCTGATTGATGCGACCAAAAACCTAAAATTCCTTGTGGCATTGCGACCGGGTGTAACAACCCCGGCACTGGCAGCTCGGATGGCATCTACCTTTGATCGCTTATCCAATGGCCGAGTACTGCTCAACTTAGTCACGGGTGGCGATGAACAAGAGTTAAAAGGGGATGGTATTTATGAGGATCATGCAACACGTTATAAAACTGCGGCTGAATATGTCACGATTTGGCGTGAAATTTTGACGCGTTCACATACAGGTGAATCGTATAGCTTTCATGGTCAACAGCTAAAAGTAGATGATGCCAAACTGCTTTATCCCCCTATTCAACAGCCCTACCCACCGCTTTGGTTTGGCGGTTCATCCGATGATGCCGTTGAATTAGCAACGTCACAGGTCGATACCTATCTCACTTGGGGTGAACCACCGGCAGCAGTCAAAGAGAAAATCGAAAATGTAAAAGCCAAAGCAGCGGCCAAAGGCAGAAGTCTAAATTATGGTATTCGTTTGCATGTCATTGTTCGTGAAAGCAATGAAGAGGCATGGAGTGCAGCAGAGCAACTGCTTCAATATGTCGATGATGCCACTATTGCTGCGGCACAAAAGAAATTCAAACAAATGGATTCAGTTGGCCAGCGCCGGATGTCTGAATTACACCAAGGTGACCGTAGCAAGCTTGAAGTCTCTCCCAACTTATGGGCAGGTGTCGGCTTAGTCCGTGGCGGTGCAGGAACCGCCTTGGTTGGTGACCCACAGACCGTGGCAGATCGTATTCAAGCATATGCTGACCTCGGTATCGATACCTTTATTTTCTCTGGCTACCCACATTTAGAAGAGTCCATCCGTTTTGCTGAATTGGTCTTTCCACTGCTACCGATCGAAACCCGTAAAAAACTTGTCCAACCCAATCTAACTGGCCCCTTTGGTGAAATCGTGGCAAATAGCTATACGCCCGATGAGACACAACAGCATAAAACTGCAAAGGAGTCAGCATGA